A genomic window from Legionellales bacterium includes:
- a CDS encoding acetyl-CoA carboxylase biotin carboxyl carrier protein, whose protein sequence is MDIRKVKKLIDLIEESGIAEIEIKEGEESVRISRVSSVASPVPMMMAQPAQATHHQVEVQQITPKTTDAKVANKTHEEEGQAITSPMVGTVYLSPSPEADPFVKVGQQIAPGTVLCLIEAMKMFNQIEADRAGVIKKCLVESGTPVEFGQPLFIIE, encoded by the coding sequence ATGGATATACGTAAAGTAAAAAAATTAATTGATTTGATTGAAGAAAGCGGCATTGCCGAAATTGAAATTAAAGAAGGCGAAGAATCGGTGCGGATTTCGCGCGTCAGTTCAGTGGCTTCCCCAGTACCTATGATGATGGCGCAACCTGCTCAGGCAACTCATCATCAGGTGGAGGTTCAGCAAATCACTCCTAAAACCACTGACGCGAAAGTCGCTAACAAAACTCATGAAGAAGAAGGCCAAGCCATTACGTCACCCATGGTGGGAACGGTTTATTTATCGCCTTCTCCAGAGGCCGATCCTTTTGTCAAAGTTGGCCAGCAGATTGCTCCAGGCACCGTACTGTGTTTAATTGAAGCCATGAAAATGTTTAATCAAATCGAAGCCGATCGCGCAGGTGTGATTAAAAAATGTTTAGTAGAAAGTGGTACGCCGGTTGAGTTTGGCCAACCCTTATTTATCATCGAATAA